In a genomic window of Methanomicrobia archaeon:
- a CDS encoding 3-isopropylmalate dehydratase small subunit translates to MRIWKFGDNVDTDQIIPAEYLTTGDAKKLAAHAFVNMRPEFAREVQEGDIIVAAENFGCGSSREHAPRALIGAGVRCVIAKSFARIFFRNSINIGLPVIEADVFNKIDEGDQIEIRFDDGIIKNLTKDEEYHFNPLPEFMQKLLESGGLINYIKRQIPSAEGR, encoded by the coding sequence ATGAGAATCTGGAAGTTTGGCGACAACGTGGATACCGATCAGATCATTCCTGCGGAATACCTGACGACGGGCGACGCGAAGAAGCTCGCAGCGCATGCGTTCGTTAATATGCGACCCGAATTCGCGAGAGAGGTGCAGGAGGGCGATATCATTGTAGCCGCGGAGAACTTCGGCTGCGGCAGCTCGCGAGAGCATGCGCCACGCGCATTAATCGGCGCGGGCGTACGGTGCGTGATTGCAAAGAGCTTTGCACGGATCTTCTTCAGGAATTCGATTAATATCGGGCTGCCGGTGATTGAAGCGGACGTCTTCAATAAGATAGACGAAGGAGATCAAATAGAAATCCGGTTTGACGACGGTATAATAAAGAACCTCACGAAAGATGAAGAATACCACTTCAACCCGCTGCCTGAGTTTATGCAGAAACTCCTGGAGAGCGGAGGCTTGATTAATTATATAAAGAGGCAGATACCATCAGCGGAAGGGAGATAG